CTTCTTCAGGTTGTGGATGAGCGTCTCGACCATCTGGAGCGTGAGCGTCAGACCGTCGGTGTTGCGGACGATCCCGGCGTGTTCGTCCATGTAGTCGCCGATCTTCTTGCGGATCGGCTTGTAGTTGTAGCTGTAGGACGGCACAGCGGCGGGATAGCCGACTTCGACGATCGGCGCTTCGGACGCGCGGGCGTTCACGTCGATGGCGGCCTCGAGACCGAACACCATGCACTCGAGCAGCGAGTTGGAAGCCAGACGGTTGGCGCCGTGGACGCCGGTCGAGGAGCATTCGCCGACGGCATACAGGTTTTCGACGTTGGTCCGGCCGTGCAGGTCGGTCTTGACCCCGCCGCAGCTGAAATGCTCGCACGGCGACACGGGGATCAGGTCGATGCCCATCACGATGCCGTGCGATTTGAGGGTCGCGAAGATCGTCGGAAAGCGTTTTTCGAGGAACTTCGCGTCCATATGGGTGGTGTCGAGGTAGACGTGGTCGGTCCAGGTGTCGTACATTTCGCGATAGATCGCCTGGCTGACGACGTCGCGCGGGGCGAGTTCCATCAGTTCGGCGTTGTATTTGGGCATGAAGCGCACTTTTTCGACGTTCAGGAGCCTGGCGCCCTCGCCGCGGACCGCCTCGCTGATCAGAAAGCGCTGGCGCGACTTCGATTCCTCGTTGAAGAATGCGGTCGGGTGGAACTGCACGAACTCCATGTTGGCGACGATCGCCCCGGCGCGCCGGGCGAGGCCGATGCCATCGCCGGTGGCGGAGAGGTCGTTGGTCGTCGAGCCGTAGACGGAACCGATTCCGCCGGTGG
This genomic interval from Candidatus Izemoplasmatales bacterium contains the following:
- the nadB gene encoding L-aspartate oxidase, with the translated sequence MDYKTDILIIGSGLAGLVTALFVDPRLKVALVAKESLANSNSMLAQGGIAVELEGDPEGRLSHYNDTLKAGAYLNDPDAVRLLVDKGGIAIRKLMDLGVEFDRDADNRIVFTKEGGHSRRRIVHAGGDASGYHTTKTLLDLVLERENIDIFEHAMALDLLVEGGICHGASILRGESDYFAIYAKKTILATGGIGSVYGSTTNDLSATGDGIGLARRAGAIVANMEFVQFHPTAFFNEESKSRQRFLISEAVRGEGARLLNVEKVRFMPKYNAELMELAPRDVVSQAIYREMYDTWTDHVYLDTTHMDAKFLEKRFPTIFATLKSHGIVMGIDLIPVSPCEHFSCGGVKTDLHGRTNVENLYAVGECSSTGVHGANRLASNSLLECMVFGLEAAIDVNARASEAPIVEVGYPAAVPSYSYNYKPIRKKIGDYMDEHAGIVRNTDGLTLTLQMVETLIHNLKKYPNLTKAYYETLNLATTAKTIAEQALARKESIGCHLRIK